The Hydra vulgaris chromosome 11, alternate assembly HydraT2T_AEP genome contains a region encoding:
- the LOC100204611 gene encoding homeobox protein DLX-1 isoform X2, whose translation MNFPIKSTENYRDSYSINYNDMNIKNVVPPLDSNKVETEGKYNSSGLQYPFSRIPTAQKQYTGIDSFSTSPYNAFSKDHTPTSNFASNLTSMNPSLSNMPNNLEKSSISSYDKNDSEGEDDDEDLTGKTKGSKLPRKPRTIFTSHQLRELNRSFERTHYLSLPERAELAHGLGLTQTQIKIWFQNKRSKFKKIIKANGGQMTPTPNLSQTGNLNTWSDYSKPYSNHVAPHLSSFSNNSHSPAPFSPDSWYYRMNGGYGTHESMFPYTQVSGDMRPLEMRSNITRPNFSFHM comes from the exons ATGAATTTTCCGATTAAAAGTACAGAAAACTATCGTGATAGCTATTCAATAAATTATAACGACATGAATATAAAGAACGTCGTGCCACCATTAGACAGCAACAAAGTCGAGACGGAGGGAAAGTACAATTCATCCGGGCTGCAATACCCCTTTTCGAGAATTCCAACTGCGCAAAAACAATATACTGGCATTGATAGCTTTTCAACTTCACCTTACAACGCTTTTTCAAAAGATCATACTCCAACTAGTAATTTTGCAAGCAATCTAACGTCAATGAACCCGTCATTGTCTAATATGCCAAATAACTTAGAAAAATCTTCAATAAGTTCATACGATAAAAATGACAGTGAAGGTGAAGATGACGATGAAg atttaacgGGAAAAACCAAAGGCAGCAAGCTTCCACGTAAACCTCGTACAATTTTTACGAGTCATCAGCTCCGAGAATTAAATCGTTCATTTGAACGTACGCATTATCTTTCGCTTCCAGAACGTGCCGAGCTAGCTCATGGATTGGGACTCACTcaaactcaaattaaaatatGGTTTCAAAATAAACGTTcgaaatttaagaaaattattaaagcaAATGGTGGACAAATGACCCCAACACCAAACCTTAGTCAAACCGGAAATCTAAATACGTGGTCAGATTACAGTAAACCATATTCTAATCACGTTGCACCACATCTTAGTTCATTTTCTAATAATTCCCATAGCCCAGCTCCATTTTCACCGGACTCGTGGTATTATCGAATGAATGGAGGCTATGGAACTCACGAAAGCATGTTTCCATACACTCAAGTCTCAGGCGATATGAGGCCACTTGAAATGAGATCAAATATAACTCGTcccaatttttcttttcatatgtaa
- the LOC100204611 gene encoding homeobox protein DLX-1 isoform X1: MIESTIKDKYPFPDMNFPIKSTENYRDSYSINYNDMNIKNVVPPLDSNKVETEGKYNSSGLQYPFSRIPTAQKQYTGIDSFSTSPYNAFSKDHTPTSNFASNLTSMNPSLSNMPNNLEKSSISSYDKNDSEGEDDDEDLTGKTKGSKLPRKPRTIFTSHQLRELNRSFERTHYLSLPERAELAHGLGLTQTQIKIWFQNKRSKFKKIIKANGGQMTPTPNLSQTGNLNTWSDYSKPYSNHVAPHLSSFSNNSHSPAPFSPDSWYYRMNGGYGTHESMFPYTQVSGDMRPLEMRSNITRPNFSFHM; the protein is encoded by the exons ATGATTGAAAGTACAATTAAAG ACAAATACCCTTTTCCCGACATGAATTTTCCGATTAAAAGTACAGAAAACTATCGTGATAGCTATTCAATAAATTATAACGACATGAATATAAAGAACGTCGTGCCACCATTAGACAGCAACAAAGTCGAGACGGAGGGAAAGTACAATTCATCCGGGCTGCAATACCCCTTTTCGAGAATTCCAACTGCGCAAAAACAATATACTGGCATTGATAGCTTTTCAACTTCACCTTACAACGCTTTTTCAAAAGATCATACTCCAACTAGTAATTTTGCAAGCAATCTAACGTCAATGAACCCGTCATTGTCTAATATGCCAAATAACTTAGAAAAATCTTCAATAAGTTCATACGATAAAAATGACAGTGAAGGTGAAGATGACGATGAAg atttaacgGGAAAAACCAAAGGCAGCAAGCTTCCACGTAAACCTCGTACAATTTTTACGAGTCATCAGCTCCGAGAATTAAATCGTTCATTTGAACGTACGCATTATCTTTCGCTTCCAGAACGTGCCGAGCTAGCTCATGGATTGGGACTCACTcaaactcaaattaaaatatGGTTTCAAAATAAACGTTcgaaatttaagaaaattattaaagcaAATGGTGGACAAATGACCCCAACACCAAACCTTAGTCAAACCGGAAATCTAAATACGTGGTCAGATTACAGTAAACCATATTCTAATCACGTTGCACCACATCTTAGTTCATTTTCTAATAATTCCCATAGCCCAGCTCCATTTTCACCGGACTCGTGGTATTATCGAATGAATGGAGGCTATGGAACTCACGAAAGCATGTTTCCATACACTCAAGTCTCAGGCGATATGAGGCCACTTGAAATGAGATCAAATATAACTCGTcccaatttttcttttcatatgtaa